One segment of Marinobacter sediminum DNA contains the following:
- the rho gene encoding transcription termination factor Rho translates to MNLTELKQNSMPELLEIAQEMGLDNLARSRKQDVIFTILKRHAKSGEDIYGDGVLEILQDGFGFLRSADASYLAGPDDIYVSPSQIRRFNLRTGDTIAGKIRPPKDGERYFALLKVNEINFDKPDNARNKILFENLTPLFPQERLQLEAGNGSTEDLSSRVLDLVAPIGKGQRGLIVSPPKAGKTLLMQSIAQSITRNNPECHVMVLLIDERPEEVTEMQRTVRGEVIASTFDEPPARHVQVAEMVIEKAKRLVEHKKDVVILLDSITRLARAYNTVIPSSGKVLTGGVDAHALEKPKRFFGAARNVEEGGSLTILATALVNTGSKMDEVIYEEFKGTGNMEIHLDRKIAEKRTYPAINIRSSGTRREDLLMSEADIQRVWILRKLLHSMEDDTAAIEFLLDKLKDTKTNDEFFQSMKRR, encoded by the coding sequence ATGAATCTTACTGAACTCAAGCAGAACTCCATGCCCGAATTGCTCGAAATTGCGCAAGAGATGGGCCTCGATAACCTGGCTCGTTCGCGCAAGCAGGATGTTATCTTCACTATTCTGAAGAGGCATGCCAAGAGCGGCGAAGACATCTACGGTGATGGCGTACTGGAAATTCTGCAGGACGGTTTCGGCTTCCTCCGTTCCGCTGACGCCTCCTACCTAGCAGGTCCTGACGACATTTACGTCTCTCCGAGTCAGATCCGGCGTTTCAACCTTCGCACGGGTGATACCATTGCCGGCAAGATTCGTCCGCCGAAAGACGGTGAGCGCTATTTTGCCCTGTTGAAGGTTAATGAAATTAACTTCGACAAACCGGACAATGCGCGTAACAAGATTCTGTTTGAAAACCTGACACCGCTGTTTCCGCAAGAGCGCCTGCAGCTTGAGGCCGGAAACGGCAGTACCGAGGATTTGTCCTCACGGGTTCTGGATCTTGTGGCGCCGATCGGCAAGGGCCAGCGTGGTCTGATCGTATCCCCGCCCAAAGCCGGTAAAACTCTGCTGATGCAGAGCATTGCCCAGTCCATTACCCGCAACAATCCGGAGTGCCATGTGATGGTGCTGCTGATTGATGAGCGGCCGGAAGAAGTAACCGAAATGCAGCGTACGGTGCGAGGTGAGGTGATTGCCTCCACCTTTGACGAGCCGCCTGCACGTCACGTTCAGGTGGCGGAAATGGTTATTGAGAAGGCCAAGCGTCTGGTTGAGCACAAGAAAGACGTGGTGATCCTGCTGGATTCCATTACCCGTCTGGCTCGAGCCTACAACACGGTGATCCCTTCCTCCGGCAAAGTACTTACCGGTGGTGTGGATGCCCATGCCCTGGAGAAGCCGAAGCGTTTCTTTGGTGCCGCTCGTAACGTGGAAGAAGGCGGCAGCCTGACCATTCTGGCGACGGCGCTGGTAAACACCGGCTCCAAGATGGACGAAGTGATTTACGAGGAGTTCAAGGGTACGGGCAACATGGAGATCCATCTGGATCGCAAAATTGCCGAGAAGCGGACGTACCCGGCGATCAATATCCGCAGTTCCGGCACACGCCGGGAAGATCTGCTGATGAGTGAGGCGGATATCCAGCGGGTGTGGATCCTGCGC